In Miscanthus floridulus cultivar M001 chromosome 19, ASM1932011v1, whole genome shotgun sequence, the DNA window ttgcttgatctttgccaattatttccttccatgcatgattattgtttccttccatgcatgtggtcttaggtgatcgatttgttttcttcaaagcaggcgaggatcgcagggatgacagtttctttttctatcgcgcggggtatcgcaTGGCCGAAAGGGAGtagtcttgcttgatctttgccaattgtttccttccatgcatgattattgtttccttccatgcatgtggcctcaggtgatcgatttgtttccttcaaagcaggcggggatcgtaGGAATGGCAggttctttttctatcgcgcgggatatcgcatggccggaagggaggagcggccccaaaaaaaagtcgcacaaaaaatagtcttacttttagtctttttagttgtaggagacttACCTAGCTATCTTGTGCCTTGGTAAACAAGCTTTGTCTTGCTAGCCTAAGAGTCAAATTGGCTCTCATGTCTGGGAAAGCTTCTCGTGCTCCGTGTCAACCAGACTAGGCAGGTTGTTCGGAGAAACCAAGGACCTCTATCACACTGTCACAAATGTCACCCACACATATGGCTCCGCCTCAAATACGACaagttcttctcttctttctatCTTTGGTCTTGACTATCCCCATAACACAATGTGTTGACTTCTGTGCACTCCTTTTTTTAGAAGTTTGTGGATATATTTATAAGGCTAgtctcatgaaaattttatggggaTTAAATAGGCAATAAACTTAGCAAATATGAGACATTGCACCATATAAATAAAGAGAGATAGGTGATCAAAATTTCATGAAGTAAAATGAGTTTCATAGGGATAAAACAGGTTTACATTGCTTCCAACACATGGGGAGTCACCCTCACTGTGATAGTAAGAGAGTCGGTGTATTTCATGTGACTGGATGTTTAGCCTACAATCTGAGACAACCAATTAATATCATAATTTTATAATCAAACAATAACAAAATTACATATTTTTCAAATTACAACGAAAACTTAAACACCTAGGAAATATAGAAGTGGTGAGATGACGGAGACTCCAAGAGAACCAAGTCTGTTATGGTAAGGACTAATGGGCTTGGTTTCACAGTGAATTGCAGCTTATTTCTATATAGTATAAACACCCTAAATACATATATAGACCTAATAAAATTTTGTCATGACGACACATATATGCCACACATCAATTTTTGGTGCAATAAGACTTGTTTGGATGTATTTGTGTTCAACTCAATCTACATGTATTGGGAGGGTTAGATGAAAGATTAAATAATTTTCACTACACTCTAATACGTGTAGATTGAGGTGGATGTGATTGTCGCCGAACAAGTGTTTTAAGAGTCATCGAAAAAACTACTACAAATATATATTATCTAATAAAAAAGGAATTTCGTTATACTATGCCATGTTCGCTTTAACTTATCTGCCTGGCTTACCAgctatggtacagtgtttttctctcacgataaatcggtgaacagtacttttcagcgaaacgaaccgaATAAATAAATGCTATCTGAGATGTCAAAACATTCTTTCTTCTTTTAAGCCCATGATATGACAATGCACATTTAGAACTTTCATCAGCCTGAAAGCATCATCGACCGGCCCAGCTAGCGTGTGGCGGCCGAAATGAACCACGTCGCTGTGGGCCCAGCTTTCAGTAAAGAAACTGATTTTCCGCCGGACCAGCGTCGAGGAAGCAGGCAGATTTGAAATTTCcagtcccacctgccttctcttCTCCGTTCACGGCTCACCACGCGTGCGTGCGCGCTCTCCCTCTCGCCCGACGATGTCTGGGCGCCCGCCGCCGCCATACGCCAGGTCTCCGGCCCGTCGCCAGGCCTTCGCGGGCGACGAGCACCCAACACCAGGTAAGCGTACTCTCTCTCCTCAGTCCCCCCTTCCTGCCGTGCCCAGCCGCCCAGCACCCGAAACCTAGCTTAATTCATCTGGCGATCTGTGTTCGGATCTGATCGAATCACACAACCGTATACATGCATTAGCTCTGCTGGGTCCTCCGCCCCTGGTCGACGCGAGCGCAGGCCGCGGAGTGTGCATGATGAGCACCTCGTGGAGAGACAAGCAGCACCCGGACCTCGTCAATTTCATAGCTGCATTCCTCGCTACCAACCTGTACCGCCTCAATTTCCTGTCGCTTTCTCCGGTACGCGCTCCAATCCAGAGAAGCCACTGGTTTTTGTGTGTAACTGTGCATACGCATGGCTTTGATTGGGTTGGGTTGGCTTGGCTTGGGTTCCAGGACTTCCTCTTCAACAATGGGGGCTTATCGGTTGCTTTCATCTTCGAGACGGACTGGCTTCCTGAAAGGGAAGTTGCTGTCTTCAGCAGGTCACAATCTTCCCTGTTTTATGTTTGTTGTTATGCACTGATGACTGCATGCGTGGTGATGGTAATGGTGATGTACTGATGTCGTACTTGGAATGCTTTTGCAGGGTGAGTACACTGAAGAAGCAGTTCAAGTATCTCTacgtcgttgttgtcgtccgCTCAGCAGAGCAGAATGAATCATTCAATCAGTCATATTTCAAGTATGGGCCGACATACTGTGACACTAAGTTGTACATAGCAAGCATTTGTTCTAGTTTGGTTGGGTTGGGTTGTTCTTATTCCTGCTGTCCTCATTCAAGGTATGGCATGGAGCTTGGCTGCCCTACGTTCGTGCCTGTTTGTGATCCCGAGATGGGATTCGAGAAGATTGTAAGGATAGCTCATGCTCGTGGAGGTAAAATCTCTTTGCTTCATTTACCGATTTCCTGACTCATGTTCAAGTTCTGAACTGCGAGCTGGCACTGATCGCGTGTCTGTTTTCTTCAGTGTGCAGGCAGAAAAACATCGTCACAGCTATGAGAATTGAGGTATGTTCTGTTCCCAGATGCATGCTCATATACTAGCAACGGGTCATGTTGTTGCTAAATGATTCTCTTGCTTGTCTCCGTAGCGTGAGCAAGCTGTTCAGTGCATGGATGCGTTTTTACGAGTGCTCACCTCTATTCCTGGTATTGACACTCATGATGCAAATGCTGTGAGTTGCTCAACTTGTTTTTGCAGCTTGTGTGATTTTGTGATCTCTTGGTTACATGGATATCAATGCTAGCTTGTTTGTTCTGACTGCTTTGCAAGTTCTGACTCTAGGGAGGACACGCATGTTATTTGTAGGCGTTGTTTTCCGATATGGGTATCATCATTTTCCTTGTCATCTGCACACATTTCTCTGGAGATTGAGAAGAATTAACCACAGTACCTTTTAATCTGTACAAGATTCAGGGCAGATCAGCGCTTAAACGTATTTTGAAACTTTACAAGTTGACATGCAAAAGAATCGTGAGCCGTCTAATTTCCGGCAACCATAGTAAAAATTCTCAACTACTCCAGAATAAGAATGTGCACATGCTATATCTTGCAGATTGAATTCTGTTACCTTCCCTGCACTATATCTTGCACATCACTTGCCTTTCTCGATTTATTTTTTCCATGTTATGTGTACCATGGCGTGCTGATTGGTACTGATGCTATTCTGTTTTTTAAGCTTGCCCAAGCCATTGGCTCTATCGAAGCAATTGCAAAAGCATCCAAGGAATTCATTCTGGGAAACACTGATCTTTCCACTGAAAAAACAGAGAGGATTGTCAGGTTCTTCAGGGATCCACAGTACTTCTTAAGCCCTAAACTTAACTAATTCTCGCAGGTATTCTTCTCCCCCGCTCAACATATATAACAATTGCTTTACTCAGAGTATGTCAAACATTTCATATTTGCTCCACAGAACTGTCAGCTTGTTGCTTCTCTTTGTTCTTCATTCTCTGCCCGAGGAATGCACATGCATAAAAAAGACTGATTTTCGTTAATTTGATTTTTAAGCTGCATGCGGATAAGAACCTTTTGATTTGCATGCCTACTGATAGAAGTTAGGCCCACGAAAGATATCATGTCTGCTCTTTATATTCCTTGTGTGCTCGAGTTCTTGTGGTCCCTAGTTTTCTAACCCATTCGAAGTGTTCCCTTGTGATCTTGAATGTTCTTTTCCCGTTGATAGAAATGTTTGCGATTCCACGATGCTGAATTGCTGATGCAGTCTCCTGATTTGCAGGCAAAATCAGATTGTTTCGATCGAGTTTGTCCCTGGGTGAACCACTGAACTGACTACCGAAGCCGTTGCAATGTCTCTCCCCAACTCTAGCTGGCATAGGTTGGCGATACGTGGACCCTGGGTCCCTGGGCAAGCTGTAAATTTTCGTGCAGCAGCAAACTTATGATATAGTATAGATAAAGACCTGGATGAAAATGACGTTGTACTGCGTATCCCAGTTGATGACAGACACTTTATAATCTGTCATCTGTGCATTCTGTTCTGAACTTATGCATGACTATTGTTTCTGTGTAAGCATCCATCCAATCAAGAACAGAATATATAACACAGAAATAGATGGTCAATAGAGTGAAACCGATGCACTCATCCTTTACTTGATGATGCACTCCAGAGAAAAAAAAAGTACATTCCAAACAGAAACAACTGTATGGTCGAAATGATGTGAAGCCTACctctcaccaccatcaccacccacCCATTCACCCTCTTTCTCTGTTTTGGTATAATAACGTTCGCAATGCTGACCACAAAATTTCACTGAACCTATGGACAAGGACGTCGAATGATGTTTCCAAATGATGCAACATCAGTGTTCATCTGTACCAGCTCTTATCTTGAGTTGAAGAAGGCGCTATTTCTGAAGGCTAACAGTCTGTAGTGCCGCCTTATCATCATATATGTTCACATACAAAGTTTGGGTCCCAGATGTGGGAAGAAGCTGAAACTGTGAGACGGCGTGTGTTTTGGCAAATGTATATAGATGGACACTGAATAGTAAAGTAGGGTTGGGTGAGTGTGATAGGAATTATTGTAGGGACATGTTCCCCtattcgcttgagcttattcagaactatttttcagccatggaatagtgttttcctctcacaacatttcagcataagccaaatttcagcatcagcgaacagAGTGGTTGTGTTTACTACTAGTGGTATAGTAATATTCTGTGTGCGCGCGCGCACGCATGGGAAACTGGACGTGAACAGCTTGGAACATAGGACAGGTCGTGGATCGGATGAACATCACGTGGAATTGTGGATTGCTTTGTTGCTGACAGCCAGTGGGCAGTGGTGGAGCTAGGAATCAAGCAAGAAGCTTTGCATGGATACAAGCACTAATATCTGATATATGCAATATGCAATGTTTTTTTTACTGGATACTCGAGCAAGAAGCTCTATTGCATGGATACAATACAAGCAACAAAAGTGGATGTAAAATCCAAACAAAGAGACCCTGGAGATCCGAGCAAGGACTTGACAGGCGGGGGAATACTCGGCGATGGGTAAAACCAGGAGGGAATACTCGGGCGACGGGTCGTCCTCGTGACAGGCGGAAATACTCGACTTagttggtgagttcagattttaAGACTATAAAGCCAGAAACGCAGTGCGCCATCTACCTCAAGAAGACGTGAGCACTAATCCACCGTCCCAGGAACACATCCATCGTCTTTTCCGAAATGGAAAACGAGGAAGAAAACCTAGCCCTGGTTTTGAGCGTGAACGTTCCATCAACCATCTCCCAAGCACCAGACCAACCAGGTGCAACGGCCAATCACGAGGACCTCAGTGGCTGCACATTGTTAAAAAGGTCAGAACTTCAGGCAAGGAATACTCATACTCCCAATTGCTTGAACCAGACAAAGATGGCTCATGGCGGTAACAAAACACATTCAAGATTCAACACATATATGCACATACACGGCAACACGGTGATACaaagctgcgtccggtcaggcagtAGCCGCAGTACTAATGCTCTGCTGATAAATATACAGCTTTCAGTTACAACGTACACAGCGGCTAAACGTACATATATGTTACACTGAAGCTTTCTTCGCATGAAAACCTTGAACCACACGGATGAAAAACAGGGTTAGGTACATGATAGAAATCTTGTGACGGTAACTACTGCCACAAAATTTGCAAGGCACTTGATTTGCATTGATCGTTGACAGATACCCTTGAGTAGTTGAGTTCCTTCATTGGGAAAGTGGCCTAGTGTGGAAAACTTGGGCAGGAGCTGCAGCTCGTCCTTCTCTCAAAAAGCAGCTCGTCCTTTGAACCGCTCTATCAACCTGTCCGCTACTTCGTCTTCGGATGTTGGTTCTGTTGATGTGGATACGGACTTCAGACGGACCTAGCCTGTCCGGAGGAGAAGGCGTCAAAGGTGGGGTGTGAAGCAGACTGTGGCGCCTAAGAGAGAGGGTGAAATAGGCAACttaaaaactctaactctaaactatggtcttttttttaaccttagcaaaacatatgcaaaagataaactatctaaatgtgcaactacggttttgctagtgcgtTGCTATttctaccgtaaaaggagttatgcaaacaatgtaaatgcggaagctaaagagtatggtagagatatgcaaacttccgtcgacgactccggtatttttaccgatgtatcgagaagcgcgcaagcttccccctagtcctcattggagcccctcgcaagggccaagctcccggtcgggtaactccgtagatagcctcgggccttctccacgcgcaagtgggtctccgatgtgccttccggcaagactcttctggaccgctccccgccgtcttcactatcaagcttccggccgaaccgccgcgggccttgttcccttcgatacacggtggcggctacaccacaaacacggttggtgtgatctcgcaagactacaagccccaccgatgtacaacaatggtgcgcgcaagtaccaagtggtaagaggtatgcaaatttcaataaacactaggcctaaacctagagcaagcgcataagcggtggtctaatcaacctaaacacttcgcaaagcacctacgccaatcacctaatgaatcactaagcactatgcaagtgaagatcactaaaatggtgtattaacacccttggtatgtttcctcagctccacattttgtcaaatggccggttggggcggtctatttataagccctactgagaaagtagccgttggggatgaaccctagctttctgctactgaccggacgttgctgtcgtcctgaccggacgcattcggtcgtcccgaccgttggagcgcgcgcgttgatcggactcggCGCTGAGTCCAGTCActgtcgatcggacgcgtccagtcacgctggcgccgctctggaacctctctagactcgatcggacgctgcagttcctgcgtccggtcgtccagtgccaccgcgtccggtcacactgaagaCATTGCCGTGACGAGGAACAGTGCCATCGTTGAGTCCGGTCATGTTTcttcttcagcgtccggtcgcatgctGACGCTTGCCGCAGTCTCGGACTACTGATCggaagcgtctggtcacttatagggtcgcgtccagtcacctctgccgagctcgtttcttcgtgatcttacgtccggcttggtttccatctttgtgcttggactttgcttgatatcttaggtcttctctcgtgcttctagggtcttgcttatgatgttgatcgtaggatcatcatgtcaccttcatccaagttacgttttgcaccctattgaactacaaaacaattacttacaaattcattagtccaatttggttgtgttggtcatcaaacaccaaaatccaaagtaaattggcctagggtccattttccttacagggtGAAGTCTAAAGTACTGAATGCATGGGCTTCTGTCTGTTACCTGACGGTCTATAGTGTTCGGCTGGTAGTATTGCCGTTATTGGGTACGGTAGCACTGCGCCCAGCCTAGATGCCTGCGTCTGTCCAAACACTCGTGGCTGCTCTGCCCTATCTGTTTGGATTCAT includes these proteins:
- the LOC136529910 gene encoding protein PARTING DANCERS homolog isoform X2, producing the protein MSGRPPPPYARSPARRQAFAGDEHPTPALLGPPPLVDASAGRGVCMMSTSWRDKQHPDLVNFIAAFLATNLYRLNFLSLSPDFLFNNGGLSVAFIFETDWLPEREVAVFSRVSTLKKQFKYLYVVVVVRSAEQNESFNQSYFKYGMELGCPTFVPVCDPEMGFEKIVRIAHARGVCRQKNIVTAMRIELAQAIGSIEAIAKASKEFILGNTDLSTEKTERIVRFFRDPQYFLSPKLN
- the LOC136529910 gene encoding protein PARTING DANCERS homolog isoform X1; its protein translation is MSGRPPPPYARSPARRQAFAGDEHPTPALLGPPPLVDASAGRGVCMMSTSWRDKQHPDLVNFIAAFLATNLYRLNFLSLSPDFLFNNGGLSVAFIFETDWLPEREVAVFSRVSTLKKQFKYLYVVVVVRSAEQNESFNQSYFKYGMELGCPTFVPVCDPEMGFEKIVRIAHARGVCRQKNIVTAMRIEREQAVQCMDAFLRVLTSIPGIDTHDANALAQAIGSIEAIAKASKEFILGNTDLSTEKTERIVRFFRDPQYFLSPKLN